TGCGCGACGCCTTCGGTGCATTTCCGACCGGCGTCACGGTCGTAACCGCGCGTGATCAGGCCGGTTTGCCGATCGGTTTTACCGCAAACTCGTTCACGTCGGTGTCGCTTGACCCGCCGCTTCTTCTTGTCTGCCTGGCAAAGACCTCGCGTAATTTCGAGGCCATTACGAGCGCCAAGCATTTTGCGATCAATGTGCTGTCGGAGACGCAGAAGGCCGTCTCCAACACCTTTGCGCGGCCCGTCGAAGACAGGTTTGCCGCCGTCGAGTGGAATTCGGGAGCAGATGGCTGTCCGATCCTTTCCGATGTCGCTGCCTGGTTCGAATGCGCCATGAGCCAAGTGATCGAAGCCGGTGATCATGTTGTCCTGATGGGACGCATCGTTTCGTTCGATAATAGCGGTCGCAATGGCCTCGGCTATGCCCGTGGCGGCTATTTTACACCGATCCTGGCCAGCAAGGCGGTCTCCGCCGCTGCGGAAGGTAACATCGAACTCGGTGCGGTCCTGGAACGTGACGGTGAGATCCTGCTACTCGGGGATGATGTTCTTGCCCTCCCAGATTGCGAAGGCAGCGAAGGAAGCCCAGCTGACATTCTTGGCCAGTACCTGCAGGCGCTGACCGGCCTTACGGTAACGGTCGGCTTTCTCTATTCGGTCTATGAAGGCAAAAGCGACGGCAAGCATCATATCGTCTATCGCGCCTTCGCTTCGCAAGGCGAGCCGCGCGAGGGCAGGTTCCTAAAGCCGGATGCGCTGAAAACAGTGCGCTTCAAGACCAGTTCGACGGCCGACATCGTCGCTCGCTTCGCGCTGGAAAGTCAGATCGGCAATTTCGGTGTCTATTTTGGCGATGAGACCTCCGGCATGGTGCGGCCGGTCTCGGGGAAGGCGGTGCAAGCATGAAATTCTCTCTCTTCGTTCATATGGAACGCCTCGACGCGAGCCAGACCCACAAGAGTCTCTACGAGGAATTCGTCGCGCTCTGCGAGATTGCCGACAAGGGCGGCATGCATGCGATCTGGACGGGCGAGCATCACG
Above is a genomic segment from Rhizobium sp. CCGE531 containing:
- a CDS encoding flavin reductase family protein; translated protein: MTTQDFDPRALRDAFGAFPTGVTVVTARDQAGLPIGFTANSFTSVSLDPPLLLVCLAKTSRNFEAITSAKHFAINVLSETQKAVSNTFARPVEDRFAAVEWNSGADGCPILSDVAAWFECAMSQVIEAGDHVVLMGRIVSFDNSGRNGLGYARGGYFTPILASKAVSAAAEGNIELGAVLERDGEILLLGDDVLALPDCEGSEGSPADILGQYLQALTGLTVTVGFLYSVYEGKSDGKHHIVYRAFASQGEPREGRFLKPDALKTVRFKTSSTADIVARFALESQIGNFGVYFGDETSGMVRPVSGKAVQA